The sequence TGTGGTCCCTGGTCAAGATGGCTATATTCTGGTTGCCTTCGGAGGGCAAGAACCCACTGCCCTTGGGCAGAACGGCAGCTTCCACCCCCTTGCAGCCCTTCAGTGCAGACAGAGGCTGGTCCCTGCTCCTCCTCACAGCTAATAGGGTCAGGCTGCCATGTCCCTAAACAGCCACGTCTATAGATTTGGAAAAGGAAACACAGGGAAAAGGGGTCTGGGAGCCCAGGTGCTCTTGGGCAGGTCCCCATCCCACCCAGTATCCCTACCTCAGGTGCATCAGGTAGCAGAGGACCCTGCGGGGTGGGCCGGTGCCTGGTGGCTCGCTGCAGGCCACGGTGacccctttctctttccccacAGGCACCAGGAAGATGCGGTGGCGTAAGAAGGTCATGTGATTGGCAGGCATGTCCTGGAAGTCGTACGTCACCAAGAACATCTTCACCACAGTCTTGTTGGGGTTAAATAAGGTCTGGGGGTAGAGGATAGGTGGGTAGGGGTCAGACAAGGAATAGCCCATAGGTAAGGCTGGGGCATCTGGGGGCAACAACAGAAGACACAAGGGACCAGAAGAGTCATCTTTGCCCCATATCAGTCCCAGGGGGTTTTGCACGAGGCTCAGCTCTTGCCCAGCCCATAAAATCCAGCAAACCTTGCTCAGAGACCCAACCAACACAGGTAAGTCCTCTTCACCCACCTCCACTCTTGTGCTTCCATCCCATTCTCACTGCACATATACATGCTCCTGCCAAGGACCCCACCAGACTCGACCTTCCCCAAATCTCCTGTCCCCTTGTCTCACTGCCAGCACCCTGGGGGCCCCACGCTTCCTCCGCTGTGCTTTTTTGTGGGCACGCAAACTCTCAATAATaacagagaaactgtggatgccccattcttggaagtgttcaaggccaggctggatgaggccttgggcagcctgttctggtgaGAAATgcccctgcccacagcagtggtttggaactagatgacccCTTCCcacccaagacattctatgactctgtaaTAATGCAGTATATCCACCCTGAGAAGCAACAGGAGCCCACCCACCACTCACCACTTGGATGGTTCCAGCTTTAGGAACACTGTAACCCTTCTTTCCCAAGGCCTCCAAGTCAATCACTCCCTGGGGCAAAAGAAACAGCACATGTGAGAAGGAGAAATGTACAGCCCAGCCAGGACCCGGCACACTGCCGAGATctcatttcctctttgctttgcagGTTAAATGGTAGTATCCTCGGATGTGTAGTTGCTTGAGCCATGCtttccagagaagagcaacccCAGAGAACATGCAGTGCTGGACACAGCCCCTAGTCACCTCCCCCAACAGGCCCAGCCCGTCTGTGTACCAGGAAAGGCGAGGGCACGCTGTGTTCGGAGATGTCGAAGTAGGTGACGTCCACAGGCAGGGTGACGTGCTGTGGGCAGTAGGAGCCGCTGGCACCGATCTCTGCGGTGAACCCCTCGATGCGCCCCGATGGTGCAAAGCGCCCTTTCAGGATGGACTcctgagaaaggaggaaaacattaCGGACcttccagcactgtggaagGTAAACAATCTGCACTGCAAGCAGGTGTCTGCGGACCCTCCTGTGTCTCCAGGATCTCTGGAGGCCTTGGCTGCAGACAGAACCCACAGATGGGCTTAAATCACCCTTCTGACACAGAAGGACATGCTGGCTGAGCTGTCCTCTTGGTGAACATCTGCTGGCCAACATAGCCAACACACGCTGGGCCCTTGGGACAAGCCACCCTGCCCATGCCAACTGCTGTAGAAAGCAGCTGGCTCCCATCGGTCTCAGCTTCTCCCAGGCTGGtgccagcccagcccaagcTTTCAGGACCCACCTCCCTCCCCAACAGGCCATCACAACGTGGGTACCATTACCTCAAAGTTGCCCAGCAGAGCATGGCTGACAGTGGTGGTGGCCCAGGATGCTGCAGAGGAACGGGTCCCCCTCCGGAGGCTGCTCCGGAGATGTCGCCTTGAGAGAGAGGAGAATATCAGCATgggactggagagcagagaCCTGGGCCACACACGTTCCTCAGAGTGCAGATCCCTCCCCAGCGGGGATGGGGGCACATCCCTCTCTCTTGCCCCTTTCctcagcagaggctgaactCATTTTCCTAACCCTGGAAGCAGCCTCCCTCCACCTCACAGCCTCTTGTGGGTCTTTCAAATCAACCCAACCTGGCCACCCCACTGGGATGTAGGGTGCTGGGACCACTGAACTCGAGACCCTGCAGTGAGGCCTCGTGCCGCGACACTCACGATTTGAGGCGCAGCCCACTCTTCAGCCTCCTCCCGACCGTAGTGCaatctgcagagctctggaaaGGACATGAAACCAGGAACTGTATtagggcagcagctggggactGTACACCCCAGGAGATGCTACCACGCATTGCCATGTCCCACAGTGGTCCCAGAAGATGAGACAAGTCCCTCTGAGGCAACAAGCTGAGCAGCACAAGGCATGTAGGGGCTACAGGGCCACCCAAATCCAGAGCTGGCTACAAGGGCAGGTCTTCACCCTCCCAAACAGTCCCTGCTGTggaaggtggtggtggtgccTGAGCCAAGggtgcagcacacagcctccCACCCTGAAAACCAGGTCCTAACAAATGGTAACACCTACAACAAAGCTCCCCGGCCAGTCTGGGAGAAGCCCCATCCCCACATGATCTGGGTAAAGCGTGGGCACAGGGTTGTGCTGCCCACAGCCGGGCTCCTACAGCTGCAGGGTGGGGGTCTAAAGCCAGGGCCACGCTGCTGCCTCCTTTTAAAGGCACCCCCCTTTTCAGGGGTTTTCCTTTCTGGAAGCCACACAAAAGGCAGCACAACACAAAGGGATGATGGAACTGGCTGGCATGACTGGGAAGGCATGACAAGGGAAGCTACTGGAGAGCCTCACTctgcagaggcagtgctggggcagccaGGCTGGGGACAGTCACCAAAAAGGGCACGTGGGCAGGGATAGAGCTGTGTCCCATGCACGGTGCACCCCAGCTCTGAGAGGCAACCAGTCAAGGGtgcctctgcttctgcagagaCAAGTGACAGCCTACACACTGCCTGTCCCAGGTCCTGCCACCAGCCACTGCCCTGCTCATGCCTGTATTGTGTCACTGGGACAGTACGTAATGCCATGCGACTGTGAGCTACATGCCCAGAAGGAACAGCCCAGAACAGCCTCTTCCTGCCCCTGCAGTGACACTCACCTTGGCTGTGGGAAGCAGGTGATTCCAGAAAGGGGCTCCCTTGGCATCAGTGCTACGGCAGGCTGTGGGCACTGGGTGGCATGGCAGGgctctcttcttcctcaccaGCTGAGATAGGCTCTCATCCTCAGAGCAGGAGTCAGCCATCTCACCAGCTGGCAGCAACTTCCTTTtggctgggcagctgctgctgctgccgctgctgctgctgctgctgttcccacagGGTGTCTTTTCCTGGGAGTTCAGGTTGCTGGGCTCAGGGCTGAGTAACATCTGTGGGGCTAGAGGCTCCTTGCACCCATTAGCCACCACTGGCCATTCCTCTGCTTCGCCAGCCCCGCTGCTGTGAGCGGGGCTGCTGCCTGGCTTCTCCCCCCTTCCACCACAGTCCAGCTGGGGTTTTTGTGCAATATTGTGCAAATCAAGGTCAAGTAGATTGTGTCCACTCATTCGCTCCCCATTATCCCAGCAGTCTGCAAGCTGATTCCCCGGCGGGACAGGGCAACTATCTCTTGTGTGCAAAGTACTGCAAGCAATGTGCTGTGGCCAGAAGGAGGAGGTATCTTGCAGCTTGTCCTCTCTGTTGGCCTTAGGACTGGGACTGCTCACACATCGGTGCTCCACCACCTGCAGCCCACTGTGGGAGAAGTGCTGGGCAGAGCCACACAGAGAGAGCTCATCCACCAGCAGACCATCCTCAAAGGTATCATCGTCCTCCAGGGCAGACTGCCCCAGGCCCCCATCACGCTTGCTGTCCACCCCACCACCCCAGTGAGTTCGTTTGGGATCCCGCACCCCCTCCGGAGTTCGCTGCTCAGGGTAGCTCCTCTTGAGAGTTGGATGACTGCCTGCTCGTTGCTCCGTGCTCTCGGAGGAGCTGGAGAGATGGGAGAAGATGGAGACCTGGTAAACCTTCTGGCGCTTGATCTCTGTTTCATTGTAGCCCATGAGGATGCTGTGgtgggcacagtgctgtgagGAAGGCTCCAAGGCTGCCTCTCCGCTGGGTCGGGACAGGCTGGAGTCAGGGCTGCGCTCCGGGGGCAGAGACGTCTCTGTGTGGATGTGCCGCATGGAGCCTTACTTGGCTGGACTCCACGTGGAGTTGGAGTCAGGACAGcccatgcagcagcaggaaggggacaGTAAAGTGCCACAGGTGATGCTGAGAGGGCAGGAGCTGGACCTCTTGCTCAGGATGTCCAGGTGAGCCCCCCAGTATGGGGCTCTAGAAAGAGAAAGGAGTGAGGTCAGACAAGATCGTGGTCCTTGTCCAgctttccagccctgctgggaggtAGGCAGCTCTCCCCCGGGACAGAAGGAGGAATCAGCACAGTGTGGCTTCTCCAGAGAACCCTGTGGCATCACTCACCTGCAGGATCAGCGCTTTCCTCCTGGCCTGGACAGAGAGAGGAGTCTCCAGCCGGGCTGGAGGGTACTGCGGACAAGTCTGTACAAGCAAGGAGAGGAGGGTCTGCCCTCTGCTGGGGATCTGATGTACTCGTACCGCTCTGGACTGCAGGAGTAAGGCAGGTCAGACCAGTCCCAGGGGCTCAGGACTGTAACCACCCCATCGGGCACCAGCAATCAGATCTGCGAGTCCTTGCCAAGAAAACCTGTCCCAGCCACATGCGCCAAAAGACACAGGCTGCCTCAGGCTGCCAGCCCCACAGTAGGGATGGGAACCTGCCTGTGCAACCCAGAGGAACCTGAAACATTATCCCAGCTAAATCTTACAGATTGGACCAGAGTCCTCAACCACACGGatgagcagctgagcagcacccagGGTTGCAGAGACCACCATGTACTCCCACACCATCCATCCGCTTCTGTACTATCCATATCACCCATCCTTTGCATGCCCGGAGGAGTCAACCTCCTTCATGCTGCACAAGgccttgatttttattttcaccttgTTTCAGAGATGTGGCCATGAGATGTCTGCATTGATAAACCCTGAAATGTCTGCAAGAGACAAGGAGATGAGACATCTGCATGAAAGTCAGTGGTGTGCCAAGGAGCTCCAGAGCCTGACACGCAGCCTACAAACAGCCCACgcctggcagctctgccctttgCCTGTCTCCACAGCTGCCTCTGTTCCTCCGGAGCAAAGGCTCAGGGGCAGGCATGCAAGAGAAGTAATTCTTCAAGCAGATCAAGGCCATTTGGAGACCAAGACCACAAGTGCTATTTTGACTCCTACTGTGATATTGAAGGAAAGGTGCCAGGCCAGGGTGGTTGAACCCAGGAAGTTTATTTTAAGagataaaatgaaagcatgcaCCAGTACCTGCTGGGGGCCAACCACCTGGAAAACAGCTTTACAGAAAGTGCCCTCAGATATGTCAGTGGACACCAATGGTGCACCCTTGCCACAGAGACGGCTAATGGTATACCCGGGCTGTGACTCTTTCGCTCTGCccagcattggtgaggccacTCCAGAGATGGTccaggaaatggccacaaagatcatcaagaGAGTAgggcacctctcctatgaagaaaggctgagagctgtaactgttcagcctggagagaagGTTCAAATTGGGATCTCATCAATACATATAAGAACCTGAAGTGATGGTGCGAAGTGGATGGTGCTCTTTCCACTGGCAttcagtgataggacaagaggcagtgggtaCAAAATGAAGTACATCAGGCTCTGTCTGAACACCAGGAAGATTTTTGTTATTGTGCAGGTGAGGTTGTAGATCCTTGCAGATCTACAAAAGCTGCCCGGACACAGTCCTGGGCAACATGCACTGTGTGTCTCTACTTGAACTGGGGTTGAGCCAGATGGACACAGACCTCGGCCGCTCCGTGATGCTGTATAACCCCTCACTTCAGCATGTCCTGGGTGTCCCCCCACTCACCTCTCTGCAGCAGAATCCCACTCCACTCCGGATCAATCTCCCCGTCCCACAGCGGGCGGTCGTTGGCACAACTAGCTGAAGACACTTGCCAGCCAGGCACCCCCCAGAAGCGGCGTGGCTGCCGTGGAATGGCTCCCACCATCACGGTGTGCCTCCGAACCTCTGCACCGTCCTCTCCAGCTCTTTAGTcttcacagcagctctgaggggaaagggaaaagggggagaTGCAGGGCCAGCATGATACAGATTCTCACCAGGAAGAGAAGGGCAGGAGGGTGCTGCCTGCCTGAAGGGTCACACAAGCAGAGACGGCAGTCTTTGAGGTCCTGCATCTCCCAAACGCCACATCAATCTACAGATCATTTCAGGCAGTACTTGCAccttattttccctttaaataacAAATACTTTAAGGTAAGCTGTAAACTCTCATACCTTGCTTATGCTTTACactcttttgtttgctttcctgtaTGAAAGCCTGTGTATATGAAGAGATCCCTACTTCAGTGAAGTTAAACAAGGCTAAGTGCAAGCTATTGCACATGGATCAGCACAATCCCACATATGTGCACAGACTGGAaaaagaactccttgagagcagcctcGCAGAGAAGGTCTTGGGGATTCTAGTGGACAAAAAAAGCTGTATATGAGGCAGCAGAgcgtgcttgcagcccagaaggctgacagtatcctggactgcattaacagaggggtggcagcagggagagggaggggactgtccccctctgctctgccctcttgAGGCCCCATCttcagtactgtgtccaggtctggggccctcagcacaggagggatgtggagtTGTTGGATCAGGTCCAGAGTGGAGCACAGGGATAATCAGTCTACTGCAACATCTGTGCTATGAATAAAGGTTTGGGGAGCTGGGCTTGcccagcctgcagaagagaaggctctgcagagacctccttgcagcctttcagtatgtAAAGGAAGCTTATAACCATAAAGAAGACCAACTTTTTCCACAGGCTGATAGTGATAGGGTAATGGGGAGTGGTTTCAATCTAAAAGAAGGGATATTTATATTAGATTCTATAAAGTGATGAGGCACTGTCTCaagagcagctgtgggtgccccatccctgaaggcactccagaccaggttggatggagccctgggcagcttgagtGGGTGGGAGGCAACGAGCCCATGGCAGGGACTGGGGCcggatgggctttaaggtcccttccaacccaagccattctctgattctacgGCGATTCTACGATCCATTTTGGTAATCATTTCATAGCTTGCTTTCCAAGACACTGCAGATCACCAGAAACCTCTGGGCCTCCAGCTAGTTGCTGGTCTCATGTCCATCCACACTTTCACCCACCATACAGGACATTTTCTGGCCGTACAAAGAAAAGTACTTGCAATTGCTTTCTTCCAGTAAGAGACGCCTGGCAGGGAAGGCAGAAACAGGAGCCTGACAGCCCTAAGACTAGAGGTTGGTTCCCCACCAGTGATCTCCAGAGCACAGACAGCAATCTGTTCACACAGCACTCACCTGCTCAGAGGCACCCTTTAAGTATGAAGATTCGCAGACGAGCGCAGCTCCCTCGTGGTTATAAACCACCCGCACTGCAGCTTTGATGCCTGGAAGAGGGCAAGGAGGAGAATCAATCTGAGCAGCAGCTCATGGTCAACACTCTCACAGCAGGCAGGAGACCTTGGGCACCTCCACCCTCAGCTTCTCTGTCACAGGACTTCTTGGAAGCTCTGCAGCTTCAGGAAGCTCTGAGTGAAGGAGAAAACACTGCCCATTGCTGGGGACTGTGTgcctccctccccagcacagcctcagctggAGGCCGTCTGGAGGGGAGCTGCTACTTGTCCTATTGGACATCCTGACCGCACGCACTGTCTCAAAGCCCGGAAACAGCAGGGCCAAGCAGATGAACAAAATCCCAGCAGGGATGCTCAGAGGCACCAAATACACAAGTGCACCCCCTTCCAACACCCTGGACCATCAGATCCTACATTAGCACAAGAAGCACATTGCCTGACCTAGTCTGCCTCAGGAAATATTCTGCTGCCTCATTACATTTCTGGTAAAATTTGCAATTAGTCCCAGTTCCCAAGAGCAGGCCAGCCCAAAAGCCACCTCCAACAGAGCCAGGGGAGGAGCACCCCCAGTGAGCAGCCAGAACAGAGACGCAACATGTCAGCTCCCACGGAGCACTCACAACACGGCgagtcagcactgcagcataACAACCTCCTGGTCTAAAGCCTCAACAAAAGCTCTTTGTGAAGCTCAGCCCCTCCTGGCATTCTGCAGGAGGGAAGGCAGGTGGATGTCTGCAGCCATGGGAGGATGCCGTGCTGCTGACACATCGTGCTCTGCTCGTCTGAAACAGGGAAAGCTCCAACATCAGGTAGCTGCTTCCCTTTTCCACCTCCAGGGCAGACCTGCACCATGACTTCCATGGCATGGTCAGCCACTGGGAAGCAAAATCAGCAAAAGTCAGCAGCAGTCAGCATGGGGCAGTGGGCGGAAGCCACATCCTTCCTTTACGTGTCCATGCAGGATAACGTACAGGTGCAGCCtttgctctttccttctctgccccACGCCCCTCTGTAGTCACAGCCCTTCCCAAGTCCTTATGCAGGCATGCTGAGCCCtttgctccccagcagcagctgcctcacAGGAAAGACTGACACCACAAACTCATCCCAAATGAGGCCTCTATGCCAGTCCCCAAGGGATGCCAGCACTGGGCAGTAGTGCATGCACCTAGCACAAGGGGCTGCACCTCACCTTGCCAGCCCAGGTGCCACTGTCCAGAGCATTATGTGGGGAAATATCAGGATTCCACAGCCCACCTCAGAAAGTCCAAACACAGAGACTCCAGactcctgcagccacagcagggaTAGGGAGACATCACAGAGACgtctcatttttctcctctcccagagCCTGGCAACTCCAGAGCCCCAGTTCTGGAGGCCTGGATGGGACAGCACCAGGTCTGTGTCCCCACTGCACCACTGAACAGTATGGGTGCGAACTCCTGGATGCAGCACGTGGGGCTCCCTATGTCCAAGCCAGAAGTTCAGCCCCCCTACACCCAAGCAGCTGTGATTTTGCTGATGTTACACCCCACAGTGGTTCTCTGAAATAGGACTGACTAGGCTTTGCCTGCAGGGGGAAGCTTGTAAGAGCTTCTCCTGCTCACAGTGAGCTCCCAGGACAGCTGGAGGAGATGAGCAAGGCAGTcacctgccccagcacagcacacagagaagCAGGATGGCTGCTGCCAGtgcacaggcagagctctgtaTCAACCACATGTTGAAGGAGGATAAATTCCCCCTGCAGTGCCACCAGGGTCACATCCTGGCTGTGGTTTTGCAGGGCTCCCCCAGCACCTGGATCCAGAGCTTTCCCCCCTTCTTCTAGCTTGGCTAGTCTCGGGGAAGGGCACAAGACTCTGCCAGCTGTGGGACACATGGTGCTAAAGCACCTGCAGGGAAGGGGGCACATTCCAGGCACCGGGACAGAGACCCTGTGTTCCCTGGGGACACAGAGCCACCAGACCATGACACAGGATGACACAGCCAGGTCTGGGGGTCAGGGACATGGCTTACCTGCTGCTTTCATTCCTATTAGCACATCCAGGGGGAACACAGGATAAACAAACTGTGGCCTCAATCTGCTGGCAACTGAACAGGATGGCGGGAGAGGAAGGGTCCCCGGCTGGGCGATGCAGCAGCTGTACCGCATGCTGGGATGCAGCCTGCAAAAGGATCTGTTGCTGTTTTAACTGTTCTGCACCACACACATCGTGGGCCAGAAAGGAAGTGAGGAGGGTGGGAACAGCTCTACcagagcagggagagaaaaTCTGCcaaggagcagccctgggacaGAGGAATCTCACCCAGAAGAACTCATGGGGCTCTGCAGAGGGCAAGTGGCCAGGTCTGAGCATCACTGCCTGAGACAAAGCACCATGACTGCAGGTTGGTGGGGATGAGAGGGCTACTTGCACCTTTCAGACAACAAGAAGTCACAAAAGCAACCCCAAACTGGCTTTTATCCTGCTCCCTCTCCTGAGCAGTGCTAAGGAAAcctttgcagcagcactgggagtgAAGCAAAATCCAAGCAGTACAGAAGGAGAGGGGCTGCTGTTGCAGGCGAGCACAGAATCACTCTCAGTACAGAACACaaggcaagagaaaaggcaatgGAAAACTGCTGGAAAGTGACTGCCTGGAGGATAAACCATAGCTCAGTTGGTCCTATCTGAAcccagaaaaaggaaggaaacctAACCACGGAAAGCATAAAGCCACAAAGCTCCCTGGTGCAGGCTGAGAGCAGGGCTTGAGAAGCAGAAAGTTTCCAGCACACCCCTGAAGGacggcagcacagcagcaacacagGCATCAGAGAATGGCTTCTCCATGGCCTCCGCAAGATTGGGTATGCCACCATCAGGAGAGATACAGACAGGTGATACTGGGGACACTTCCAGTGAGGATGCAAAGGGAAAGAGTATCCCACTGCAAAGGCAAGCCCTGCTCTCGGTGGCTCTGAGGGAGGCCTGCTGCCACGCCAGATTtatgcagctgcagagccttGCTCAGTGCTGGCCCCTGCGCAGATAACAGAAAGGAAGCCCCAGCCCAGGGGCTGGGCAAGGATGGGGGCAAGACGCAGCGCCCACATTAAGCTCCTGGAAACCACTGGGAACAAatccccttcctccctctgccaCCATCCCAGCACATCCCAGAAGGGTCAGAGACCCCTACACACTCGGATACTCCCAGTCCCCACCATGGGCTGGGGTCTGCCCCACAGTGCCTacccagccccagctccacaCACAGGTGCCATGGGAGGCGGTGAAGACACTGAGCCTTTGCGCCTGGCCAAACCAGGAGAATACAATGAGAGCTCTCCTTGGAAGCCTGGAGGCTTCACCCCCGGTGCCTGGTTTGCGTCAGACACCTTGCCTTGGCATTTCACATACCGGCAACAACACTGACAATAGCCTGCAGCGGAGAAGGGGGGCTGGCAGGCTCTGCAGGCAAATCCTATATGCGACAGCCACCTGTGTACAGCTTTCCCCCAcatccaacccccccaccagcCTCCCCTCCATGCACGGCTGCCCCTCTCCCCCAGGACAGCACAgtcaaagaatgaaaaacagcttaaaatCCAGCAAGAACATCGAGCTGCTCTCCAAAACCGGCAGCATCCCCTgcccacccagcccagcccagccaggCTCAAACCTCTGCGACGCAGCCTACAGCGATCAACCCGGAGCCCACGGAAGCCACAGCACGCAGAGCAGGGAAATCCCATGCAGCAGCCGCTGGCAGGAGGACAGCCCAGGTTGAGGACAGACCTTTgtctctgcctgcctgtctcgatcgctgctggaggaggaagaggggggcggtggggggggaCAGCGAGCAAAGATAACACCCCTAGGAGGGATGTCACAGTCACGTTAATCACTTGGAATTccagccagcacagagccaggcgCTGCAAATATGGGCAGCAAATGGAAATGCTCAAAGCTCTAAAATAACTGGATCCTTTCACAGGAGCCGAGCCCAGAAACCAGCGCAGGAATTCAGTCCCCGGTGGAAGTCGTGCGATCGAATAGGCGGAGAGGCAGGCACGGCACACGCAACGCTCAGCCGCCGCCGGCTCCGCAccccccgcgccgctccgctcaggtgtctgcccagcagcagcgaCGGCACCGGAGGGCCGCGACGGAGAGCCCCGCGCGAAGCCCGGCCGGGGCCGTCCCCTCCCCAGCCAACTTACTCCACTTGTGGCAAGGTGCAGAACCGCTGCCAACGTGAGAGAGGGTTTAGCGGAGGAAAGCAGAGGCCTCGGAGCCCTGCCTGGCCGGGAGAGAAGCCCATGGAGAGGAGACCCCCGGAGCTGCCCACCGGCCCCTGCGGGGCGATGCGCGGCGCGGAGGGCTCGCGGGCCCGCGTCGCCTTCCCGGTGAGACGCGCGCACGGCACATGCAGGCTCCTGCTCAGCGCCTCAACGGCGATGAAAAGGCACGGAGGCTtctgccagaaaacaaagaggcagcggcagagctgggggtggggaaaaCTCTCCGCTGCCCGAGAGGATCCCTGCGgaggcagcaggatgctgccgGGCTGCACCGCAGCTACTCACCCCCGCCAAGCCCGCGGTGGCACCCACTCGCCCGGCGAAGGGAGGACGGAGGGTGGGACGGCCGCGGTCCCCTCCCCGAGGACGCGCGGGGTGGGAAGTGCCGCAGGACGCGAGCCAGGCCCAGGACAACAGCTGGCCACCAGGGGAAAATTCCTCCGGGCCGGCTTCTCCTCCCCGAACGCCGCTGCGCCTTTCCGCCTCGGGGTGACCACCGCGTGCTCCCGAGGGGAACGTGCACCCATTGCCAAGCACGAGTTTCACCATGAGCGCAGCGCCATGGTCTGGGGGACGCTGCGCTGGCACGGCGGTAGCGGTCACCCCAGAGTGACAAAGGAAGCGCCCGCAGTGGAAGTGTTGTCCCTGGTCACCCATGGGGACACAAGGCAGGCTCCCAACCTGTCCCCCCCACGGTGACAGCCCGGGGAGCAGGGAACTGCAGCGGCCGTGggactgcacagagcagtggcTCCATCCCTGACCTCAGTGCTAACCAGAACCCTCGGGAAATTTTCCACTATTTGTCATAGTCACCCACTCACTGGATGGCTGCAAGAAGCCAAATCGGTGCTGGTGGAGAGACAGGACCACATCTGCTCTGCCCCCACGCATGGGCCACAA comes from Gallus gallus isolate bGalGal1 chromosome Z, bGalGal1.mat.broiler.GRCg7b, whole genome shotgun sequence and encodes:
- the FAM214B gene encoding protein FAM214B, yielding MRHIHTETSLPPERSPDSSLSRPSGEAALEPSSQHCAHHSILMGYNETEIKRQKVYQVSIFSHLSSSSESTEQRAGSHPTLKRSYPEQRTPEGVRDPKRTHWGGGVDSKRDGGLGQSALEDDDTFEDGLLVDELSLCGSAQHFSHSGLQVVEHRCVSSPSPKANREDKLQDTSSFWPQHIACSTLHTRDSCPVPPGNQLADCWDNGERMSGHNLLDLDLHNIAQKPQLDCGGRGEKPGSSPAHSSGAGEAEEWPVVANGCKEPLAPQMLLSPEPSNLNSQEKTPCGNSSSSSSGSSSSCPAKRKLLPAGEMADSCSEDESLSQLVRKKRALPCHPVPTACRSTDAKGAPFWNHLLPTAKSSADCTTVGRRLKSGLRLKSRHLRSSLRRGTRSSAASWATTTVSHALLGNFEESILKGRFAPSGRIEGFTAEIGASGSYCPQHVTLPVDVTYFDISEHSVPSPFLGVIDLEALGKKGYSVPKAGTIQVTLFNPNKTVVKMFLVTYDFQDMPANHMTFLRHRIFLVPVGKEKGVTVACSEPPGTGPPRRVLCYLMHLRFHSSKSGKIYLHDNIRLLFSRKSIEVDSGIPYELKSFTEMPRNPRYSPWP